In Tachysurus fulvidraco isolate hzauxx_2018 chromosome 1, HZAU_PFXX_2.0, whole genome shotgun sequence, a single window of DNA contains:
- the nfx1 gene encoding transcriptional repressor NF-X1 isoform X2, translating to MAEASETGTENLDYAPGRASQSSSRRGYPRPGHNRKWGGHDRAHARSGHSNLAGHPEDQNEFYDNATTHTSHNSSSTRCETRGGRGRGRGGRGGRGNNERWSQGPRWSRSERDHGLAMQDIGYNVGQQFNTSLACRATDGENQPKKPGEAFVSEFQPKPRETWPRMSRSHRDARKPLARHKEANQDHPATDVDYSINVAPTELENEHRKNRGLRGGGGRQGYPRKKGPALHAGSEGNWRERGSPQMDEEDEKRRQEKARGSKQETNWRGASGQDQWRRPQLQEQGQRTGGRPERRTGPVKHVEPLKNKETQTGCLIEQLTEEKYECMVCCEVIRVMAPVWSCQSCFHVFHLNCIKKWARSPASQADETGEGWRCPACQNVALKFPTSYVCFCGKVTNPEYQHREIPHSCGEVCGKKRTGGDCNHRCNILCHPGPCPQCPAFTNKSCICGRTSKLVRCSQTGALRCDQECGAQLNCKEHCCKQICHQGLCQPCQLHVQQTCYCGVVQREVACGTDRDSFDGSGYFSCHKLCGKMLECQAHCCKQVCHPGRCQPCPRSPILVFSCPCGQTALAKLLELGYPERRLCTDPIPSCGMICNKPLPCGDIDTVHVCDKLCHEDACGPCTLTSTIKCRCGSKTKEVPCAVIHSEDQLMFSCERRCNKKRSCGRHKCGEICCVDPEHKCTIICGYKLNCGLHRCQEVCHRGNCQPCWQTSFDELACYCGETVMFPPIPCGTKPPECKNPCTRQHDCDHPVLHACHTEERCPPCTHLTKKWCMGNHEQRSNIPCHLQDISCGLACNKPLSCGSHRCKRICHRGECQAESDCKQPCPHPRPECGHPCNAPCHPGTTCPPTTCTAKVAMQCDCGRRRETVQCTEATSSSQRFAAIAMASKLSDLQLGESVNIAQFTKKDQKQARLECDQECATLERNRRLAEALQVDPTGDPFSSKSSTCKYSDTLKEDARKDFKFVSEVEEEIKNLVELANKGKQPKKSHCFPPMKRDQRRIVHELAEVYGVESVSYDNEPKRNVVVTAVRGKCACPTSTLTALIERETTARAPPPIAHIKQYSSKVDGINAWGRHAKEDPIDYFDVQD from the exons ATGGCTGAAGCCTCGGAGACAG GCACAGAAAATCTTGATTATGCACCAGGGAGAGCCAGCCAGTCATCTTCCAGGAGGGGTTATCCACGGCCAGGCCACAATCGAAAATGGGGAGGTCACGATAGAGCTCACGCAAGGTCAGGACACTCAAATCTAGCAGGTCATCCAGAGGATCAAAATGAATTCTATGACAATGCAACtactcacacatcacacaacagctCATCTACCAGATGTGAGACCAGAGGTGGGaggggaagaggaagaggagggagaggaggtaGGGGTAATAATGAGCGTTGGTCCCAGGGTCCAAGATGGTCAAGGAGTGAAAGAGATCATGGTCTCGCAATGCAGGACATCGGATATAACGTTGGCCAACAATTCAACACCTCACTTGCCTGCAGAGCCACAGATGGGGAGAATCAACCAAAAAAACCCGGAGAAGCCTTCGTTAGTGAGTTCCAACCCAAACCCAGAGAAACTTGGCCAAGAATGTCCAGGAGTCACAGAGATGCAAGAAAGCCATTAGCTAGACACAAAGAGGCAAATCAGGACCATCCTGCCACAGATGTTGATTATTCAATTAATGTAGCTCCGACTGAGCTAGAGAATGAGCACAGGAAAAACAGAGGTttgagaggaggaggaggaaggcaGGGTTACCCTAGAAAGAAGGGGCCTGCTCTACATGCTGGCAGTGAAGGgaactggagagagagaggatcacCCCAAATggatgaggaggatgagaaACGGAGACAAGAGAAAGCTAGAGGAAGTAAACAGGAGACTAACTGGAGAGGTGCAAGTGGTCAAGACCAGTGGAGGAGACCCCAACTTCAAGAGCAAGGACAAAGGACAGGAGGACGTCCTGAGAGGAGGACTGGGCCAGTGAAACACGTTGAGCCCCTCAAGAACAAAGAGACCCAAACAG GTTGCCTCATTGAGCAGCTGACAGAAGAGAAGTACGAGTGCATGGTGTGTTGTGAAGTGATCCGTGTCATGGCGCCAGTTTGgagctgtcagagctgcttcCATGTCTTCCACCTGAACTGCATCAAGAAGTGGGCTCGCTCCCCTGCCTCACAGGCTGACG agaCTGGTGAAGGCTGGCGTTGTCCTGCTTGCCAGAATGTGGCATTAAAGTTCCCAACCTCTTACGTCTGTTTCTGTG GGAAAGTGACCAATCCGGAGTATCAGCACCGGGAGATTCCACACAGCTGTGGTGAAGTATGTGGGAAGAAGAGGACTGGTGGTGACTGCAATCACCGCTGCAACAT ATTATGCCACCCAGGCCCTTGTCCACAATGTCCAGCATTTACCAACAAGTCCTGCATTTGTGGAAGAACCAG taagcTGGTACGCTGCAGTCAGACAGGAGCTCTACGTTGCGACCAGGAATGTGGAGCTCAGTTAAACTGCaaagaacactgctgtaaacagATTTGTCACCAGGGCCTGTGTCAGCCATgtcagctccatgtccaacaaa CGTGTTACTGCGGAGTGGTGCAGAGGGAGGTGGCATGTGGGACTGACCGGGACAGCTTTGACGGATCTGGATATTTCTCCTGCCACAAGCTATGTGGAAA GATGCTGGAATGTCAAGCCCACTGCTGCAAGCAGGTGTGCCACCCAGGCCGGTGCCAGCCATGCCCTCGATCACCCATTCTGGTGTTTAGCTGTCCCTGTGGACAGACAGCCTTAGCTAAGCTGCTGGAGCTGGGCTATCCTGAGAGGCGGTTGTGCACTGACCCTATTCCATCCTGTGGAATGATCTGCAATAAGCCACTGCCTTGCGGTGACatcg ACACCGTTCATGTGTGTGATAAACTTTGCCATGAGGATGCATGTGGCCCATGTACTCTCACATCCACCATTAAGTGCAGATGTGGCAGCAAAACCAAG GAGGTTCCATGTGCTGTGATCCACAGTGAAG ATCAATTGATGTTTTCCTGCGAGAGACGTTGTAACAAGAAGCGTTCATGCGGCAGGCACAAATGCGGAGAGATCTGCTGTGTG GACCCTGAGCATAAATGCACCATTATCTGTGGCTACAAGCTCAATTGTGGTCTTCACCGCTGTCAGGAGGTGTGCCACCGTGGAAACTGCCAACCTTGCTGGCAAACCA GTTTTGATGAGCTGGCATGCTATTGTGGTGAAACTGTCATGTTCCCACCTATCCCCTGTGGCACTAAACCCCCCGAGTGCAAAAACCCCTGCACACGCCAGCATGACTGTGATCACCCAG TTTTACATGCGTGTCATACCGAGGAGAGATGTCCTCCCTGTACCCACCTCACCAAGAAGTGGTGCATGGGCAACCATGAG CAAAGAAGTAATATCCCGTGCCACCTACAGGATATCTCGTGTGGTTTGGCCTGTAATAAACCGTTGTCCTGTGGCTCTCATCGCTGCAAAAGAATATGCCATCGTGGGGAGTGCCAAGCAGAAAGTGATTGTAAGCAGCCTTGCCCTCATCCCAGACCTGAGTGTGGGCACCCCTGTAATGCCCCATGCCACCCTGGAACCACCTGCCCACCCACCACCTGTACTGCCAAG GTGGCAATGCAGTGCGATTGTGGACGCAGGAGGGAGACGGTACAATGTACAGAAGCAACCAGCTCCTCCCAGAG ATTTGCAGCTATTGCAATGGCAAGTAAGTTGTCGGATCTGCAGTTAGGAGAGTCTGTCAACATTGCTCAGTTCACCAAGAAGGACCAGAAACAGGCCAG GCTGGAATGTGATCAAGAGTGTGCTACACTGGAGAGAAATCG GCGACTTGCGGAGGCACTGCAGGTTGATCCGACAGGCGATCCATTCAGTTCCAAATCCTCCACGTGTAAATACAGCGACACACTCAAAGAGGATGCCAG AAAGGACTTCAAGTTTGTTAGTGAGGTAGAGGAGGAAATCAAGAATCTGGTAGAACTAGCAAACAAG GGTAAACAGCCAAAGAAGAGTCACTGTTTCCCACCCATGAAACGCGATCAGCGGAGAATTGTTCATGAGCTGGCCGAGGTGTACGGCGTAGAAAGTGTCAGCTACGATAATGAACCCAAACGGAATGTAGTCGTCACAGCCGTCAG GGGGAAATGTGCGTGCCCAACCTCCACTCTGACTGCACTGATCGAGAGAGAGACTACTGCCCGGGCTCCACCACCCATTGCCCATATTAAACAATACAGCAGCAA agttGATGGCATCAATGCTTGGGGGAGGCATGCTAAAGAAGACCCTATTGATTACTTTGATGTTCAGGATTGA
- the nfx1 gene encoding transcriptional repressor NF-X1 isoform X1 yields MAEASETGTENLDYAPGRASQSSSRRGYPRPGHNRKWGGHDRAHARSGHSNLAGHPEDQNEFYDNATTHTSHNSSSTRCETRGGRGRGRGGRGGRGNNERWSQGPRWSRSERDHGLAMQDIGYNVGQQFNTSLACRATDGENQPKKPGEAFVSEFQPKPRETWPRMSRSHRDARKPLARHKEANQDHPATDVDYSINVAPTELENEHRKNRGLRGGGGRQGYPRKKGPALHAGSEGNWRERGSPQMDEEDEKRRQEKARGSKQETNWRGASGQDQWRRPQLQEQGQRTGGRPERRTGPVKHVEPLKNKETQTGCLIEQLTEEKYECMVCCEVIRVMAPVWSCQSCFHVFHLNCIKKWARSPASQADETGEGWRCPACQNVALKFPTSYVCFCGKVTNPEYQHREIPHSCGEVCGKKRTGGDCNHRCNILCHPGPCPQCPAFTNKSCICGRTSKLVRCSQTGALRCDQECGAQLNCKEHCCKQICHQGLCQPCQLHVQQTCYCGVVQREVACGTDRDSFDGSGYFSCHKLCGKMLECQAHCCKQVCHPGRCQPCPRSPILVFSCPCGQTALAKLLELGYPERRLCTDPIPSCGMICNKPLPCGDIGVCAYTVHVCDKLCHEDACGPCTLTSTIKCRCGSKTKEVPCAVIHSEDQLMFSCERRCNKKRSCGRHKCGEICCVDPEHKCTIICGYKLNCGLHRCQEVCHRGNCQPCWQTSFDELACYCGETVMFPPIPCGTKPPECKNPCTRQHDCDHPVLHACHTEERCPPCTHLTKKWCMGNHEQRSNIPCHLQDISCGLACNKPLSCGSHRCKRICHRGECQAESDCKQPCPHPRPECGHPCNAPCHPGTTCPPTTCTAKVAMQCDCGRRRETVQCTEATSSSQRFAAIAMASKLSDLQLGESVNIAQFTKKDQKQARLECDQECATLERNRRLAEALQVDPTGDPFSSKSSTCKYSDTLKEDARKDFKFVSEVEEEIKNLVELANKGKQPKKSHCFPPMKRDQRRIVHELAEVYGVESVSYDNEPKRNVVVTAVRGKCACPTSTLTALIERETTARAPPPIAHIKQYSSKVDGINAWGRHAKEDPIDYFDVQD; encoded by the exons ATGGCTGAAGCCTCGGAGACAG GCACAGAAAATCTTGATTATGCACCAGGGAGAGCCAGCCAGTCATCTTCCAGGAGGGGTTATCCACGGCCAGGCCACAATCGAAAATGGGGAGGTCACGATAGAGCTCACGCAAGGTCAGGACACTCAAATCTAGCAGGTCATCCAGAGGATCAAAATGAATTCTATGACAATGCAACtactcacacatcacacaacagctCATCTACCAGATGTGAGACCAGAGGTGGGaggggaagaggaagaggagggagaggaggtaGGGGTAATAATGAGCGTTGGTCCCAGGGTCCAAGATGGTCAAGGAGTGAAAGAGATCATGGTCTCGCAATGCAGGACATCGGATATAACGTTGGCCAACAATTCAACACCTCACTTGCCTGCAGAGCCACAGATGGGGAGAATCAACCAAAAAAACCCGGAGAAGCCTTCGTTAGTGAGTTCCAACCCAAACCCAGAGAAACTTGGCCAAGAATGTCCAGGAGTCACAGAGATGCAAGAAAGCCATTAGCTAGACACAAAGAGGCAAATCAGGACCATCCTGCCACAGATGTTGATTATTCAATTAATGTAGCTCCGACTGAGCTAGAGAATGAGCACAGGAAAAACAGAGGTttgagaggaggaggaggaaggcaGGGTTACCCTAGAAAGAAGGGGCCTGCTCTACATGCTGGCAGTGAAGGgaactggagagagagaggatcacCCCAAATggatgaggaggatgagaaACGGAGACAAGAGAAAGCTAGAGGAAGTAAACAGGAGACTAACTGGAGAGGTGCAAGTGGTCAAGACCAGTGGAGGAGACCCCAACTTCAAGAGCAAGGACAAAGGACAGGAGGACGTCCTGAGAGGAGGACTGGGCCAGTGAAACACGTTGAGCCCCTCAAGAACAAAGAGACCCAAACAG GTTGCCTCATTGAGCAGCTGACAGAAGAGAAGTACGAGTGCATGGTGTGTTGTGAAGTGATCCGTGTCATGGCGCCAGTTTGgagctgtcagagctgcttcCATGTCTTCCACCTGAACTGCATCAAGAAGTGGGCTCGCTCCCCTGCCTCACAGGCTGACG agaCTGGTGAAGGCTGGCGTTGTCCTGCTTGCCAGAATGTGGCATTAAAGTTCCCAACCTCTTACGTCTGTTTCTGTG GGAAAGTGACCAATCCGGAGTATCAGCACCGGGAGATTCCACACAGCTGTGGTGAAGTATGTGGGAAGAAGAGGACTGGTGGTGACTGCAATCACCGCTGCAACAT ATTATGCCACCCAGGCCCTTGTCCACAATGTCCAGCATTTACCAACAAGTCCTGCATTTGTGGAAGAACCAG taagcTGGTACGCTGCAGTCAGACAGGAGCTCTACGTTGCGACCAGGAATGTGGAGCTCAGTTAAACTGCaaagaacactgctgtaaacagATTTGTCACCAGGGCCTGTGTCAGCCATgtcagctccatgtccaacaaa CGTGTTACTGCGGAGTGGTGCAGAGGGAGGTGGCATGTGGGACTGACCGGGACAGCTTTGACGGATCTGGATATTTCTCCTGCCACAAGCTATGTGGAAA GATGCTGGAATGTCAAGCCCACTGCTGCAAGCAGGTGTGCCACCCAGGCCGGTGCCAGCCATGCCCTCGATCACCCATTCTGGTGTTTAGCTGTCCCTGTGGACAGACAGCCTTAGCTAAGCTGCTGGAGCTGGGCTATCCTGAGAGGCGGTTGTGCACTGACCCTATTCCATCCTGTGGAATGATCTGCAATAAGCCACTGCCTTGCGGTGACatcggtgtgtgtgcgt ACACCGTTCATGTGTGTGATAAACTTTGCCATGAGGATGCATGTGGCCCATGTACTCTCACATCCACCATTAAGTGCAGATGTGGCAGCAAAACCAAG GAGGTTCCATGTGCTGTGATCCACAGTGAAG ATCAATTGATGTTTTCCTGCGAGAGACGTTGTAACAAGAAGCGTTCATGCGGCAGGCACAAATGCGGAGAGATCTGCTGTGTG GACCCTGAGCATAAATGCACCATTATCTGTGGCTACAAGCTCAATTGTGGTCTTCACCGCTGTCAGGAGGTGTGCCACCGTGGAAACTGCCAACCTTGCTGGCAAACCA GTTTTGATGAGCTGGCATGCTATTGTGGTGAAACTGTCATGTTCCCACCTATCCCCTGTGGCACTAAACCCCCCGAGTGCAAAAACCCCTGCACACGCCAGCATGACTGTGATCACCCAG TTTTACATGCGTGTCATACCGAGGAGAGATGTCCTCCCTGTACCCACCTCACCAAGAAGTGGTGCATGGGCAACCATGAG CAAAGAAGTAATATCCCGTGCCACCTACAGGATATCTCGTGTGGTTTGGCCTGTAATAAACCGTTGTCCTGTGGCTCTCATCGCTGCAAAAGAATATGCCATCGTGGGGAGTGCCAAGCAGAAAGTGATTGTAAGCAGCCTTGCCCTCATCCCAGACCTGAGTGTGGGCACCCCTGTAATGCCCCATGCCACCCTGGAACCACCTGCCCACCCACCACCTGTACTGCCAAG GTGGCAATGCAGTGCGATTGTGGACGCAGGAGGGAGACGGTACAATGTACAGAAGCAACCAGCTCCTCCCAGAG ATTTGCAGCTATTGCAATGGCAAGTAAGTTGTCGGATCTGCAGTTAGGAGAGTCTGTCAACATTGCTCAGTTCACCAAGAAGGACCAGAAACAGGCCAG GCTGGAATGTGATCAAGAGTGTGCTACACTGGAGAGAAATCG GCGACTTGCGGAGGCACTGCAGGTTGATCCGACAGGCGATCCATTCAGTTCCAAATCCTCCACGTGTAAATACAGCGACACACTCAAAGAGGATGCCAG AAAGGACTTCAAGTTTGTTAGTGAGGTAGAGGAGGAAATCAAGAATCTGGTAGAACTAGCAAACAAG GGTAAACAGCCAAAGAAGAGTCACTGTTTCCCACCCATGAAACGCGATCAGCGGAGAATTGTTCATGAGCTGGCCGAGGTGTACGGCGTAGAAAGTGTCAGCTACGATAATGAACCCAAACGGAATGTAGTCGTCACAGCCGTCAG GGGGAAATGTGCGTGCCCAACCTCCACTCTGACTGCACTGATCGAGAGAGAGACTACTGCCCGGGCTCCACCACCCATTGCCCATATTAAACAATACAGCAGCAA agttGATGGCATCAATGCTTGGGGGAGGCATGCTAAAGAAGACCCTATTGATTACTTTGATGTTCAGGATTGA